The following are encoded together in the Myxocyprinus asiaticus isolate MX2 ecotype Aquarium Trade chromosome 7, UBuf_Myxa_2, whole genome shotgun sequence genome:
- the gtf2e2 gene encoding transcription initiation factor IIE subunit beta isoform X3, with the protein MLAEHDIVLKEDAVPKRLSYRVPERLLPALKKELDLMTSLGVIEPSKSEWCSPVVLVPKKDGSIRFCIDFRYLNSVSKFDSYPMPHIEELIERLGNAKYLSTVDLCKGYWQVPLSSSSKELTAFRTPWGLHHFKTMPFGLHGAPPTFQRLMDQVLHGLSHFTSAYLDDIVIFSETWEEHLKHLQVVLSRIQEAGLTINPGKCALAKKETEYLGYVLGDGVIRPQVGKVQAIESCALPKTKKQFSTGQEERNLLLIFFPAMWARSWRWGRV; encoded by the exons ATGCTAGCAGAGCATGACATCGTCTTGAAAGAGGATGCAGTTCCAAAGAGACTGAGTTATCGAGTACCTGAAAGACTACTTCCAGCTCTTAAAAAGGAACTGGACCTGATGACATCTTTGGGGGTGATTGAACCTTCTAAAAGTGAATGGTGCAGTCCCGTGGTCTTGGTACCTAAAAAGGATGGATCTATAAGATTTTGCATTGACTTTCGGTATTTGAATTCAGTTTCAAAATTTGACTCGTACCCAATGCCGCATATTGAGGAGCTGATTGAACGTCTGGGTAATGCAAAATATCTTAGCACTGTTGATCTCTGTAAAGGTTACTGGCAAGTGCCTTTGAGTTCTAGTTCTAAAGAACTGACTGCTTTTCGGACTCCTTGGGGCCTACATCATTTTAAGACTATGCCTTTTGGCCTGCATGGGGCTCCGCCTACTTTCCAAAGACTGATGGATCAGGTATTGCATGGTTTGTCTCATTTTACCTCAGCATACCTTGATGACATTGTGATTTTTAGTGAAACTTGGGAAGAGCATCTGAAGCATTTGCAGGTGGTTTTAAGCCGTATTCAAGAAGCGGGACTGACAATCAATCCTGGTAAATGTGCCCTGGCGAAGAAAGAGACTGAATACCTTGGCTATGTCCTGGGAGATGGGGTCATTCGGCCACAAGTAGGGAAGGTGCAAGCTATTGAGTCCTGTGCCCTACCTAAGACCAAGAAACAG TTCTCCACCGGCCAGGAAGAGAGAAACTTACTGCTGATTTTCTTTCCCGCCATGTGGGCGAGGAGCTGGAGGTGGGGGAGAGTGTGA